In Rariglobus hedericola, the following proteins share a genomic window:
- a CDS encoding arylesterase yields MKPLFPFLFACVLFFSTAHADTPKTILFFGDSLTAGYGLDDSATQAFPGLVQKKITDEKLSYRVINAGLSGETTAGGLRRIDWILRTPVDVFILELGGNDGLRGLPPSVAAKNLQGIIDKVRAKNPSVKLVIAGMAMPVSMGAAYTREFSAIFPAIAQTNNATLIPFLLEGVGGMPELNLPDGVHPTAAGHKIVAETVWKTLKPLL; encoded by the coding sequence ATGAAGCCACTGTTCCCTTTTCTCTTCGCCTGCGTGTTGTTTTTTTCGACCGCGCACGCCGACACGCCCAAGACGATCCTCTTCTTCGGCGACAGCCTCACGGCCGGCTACGGCCTCGATGACTCCGCCACTCAGGCGTTTCCCGGCCTCGTGCAGAAAAAAATCACCGACGAGAAACTGTCCTACCGCGTGATCAACGCCGGCCTCAGCGGCGAAACCACCGCCGGTGGCCTGCGCCGCATCGACTGGATCCTGCGCACGCCCGTTGACGTATTTATCCTCGAACTCGGCGGCAACGACGGCCTCCGCGGACTCCCGCCCTCCGTCGCCGCCAAAAACCTTCAAGGCATCATCGACAAAGTCCGTGCGAAAAATCCGTCGGTGAAACTCGTCATCGCCGGCATGGCAATGCCCGTGAGCATGGGCGCGGCCTACACCCGCGAGTTCTCCGCGATCTTCCCCGCGATCGCTCAAACCAACAATGCCACACTGATTCCGTTTCTCCTCGAAGGCGTAGGCGGCATGCCCGAGCTGAACCTGCCCGACGGCGTCCACCCCACCGCCGCCGGCCACAAGATCGTGGCGGAGACGGTGTGGAAGACACTCAAGCCGTTACTTTAA
- a CDS encoding ABC transporter ATP-binding protein translates to MSDQPILKVEKLTQTYPTAAGPITVLHEVSFALGAGESLAIVGPSGSGKTTLLGLCAGLDRPSGGEVALGGVSLGGLGEDARARVRNEQVGFVFQNFQLIPTLTAVENVLVPLELRGVSGREPEALALLERVGLGARTGHYPIQLSGGEQQRVALARAFINAPKILFCDEPTGNLDGATSHAMIDLIFGLNREQGTTLVLVTHDLELAKKCGRVLRLRDGRVVEDSEVKTGLTG, encoded by the coding sequence ATGAGTGATCAACCCATCCTGAAAGTCGAGAAGCTGACCCAAACTTATCCGACCGCCGCCGGCCCGATCACCGTGCTGCACGAGGTGAGTTTCGCGCTCGGCGCCGGCGAGAGCCTCGCGATCGTGGGTCCTTCGGGCAGCGGCAAGACCACGTTGCTGGGGTTGTGCGCAGGGCTGGACCGTCCGTCGGGAGGCGAAGTCGCGCTGGGCGGGGTTTCGCTCGGTGGCCTCGGCGAAGATGCGCGTGCCCGCGTGCGCAACGAGCAGGTCGGCTTCGTGTTTCAGAATTTTCAGCTCATTCCTACGCTCACGGCGGTGGAAAATGTGCTCGTTCCGCTGGAGCTGCGCGGTGTGAGTGGACGCGAGCCCGAGGCGCTGGCCTTGCTCGAACGCGTGGGGCTCGGTGCGCGCACGGGACATTATCCGATTCAGTTGTCGGGCGGCGAACAGCAGCGCGTGGCGCTGGCTCGGGCTTTCATCAACGCGCCGAAGATTTTGTTCTGTGACGAGCCGACGGGGAATCTCGACGGGGCGACGTCGCACGCGATGATCGACCTGATCTTCGGTTTGAATCGCGAACAAGGCACGACGCTCGTGCTGGTGACGCATGACCTGGAGCTGGCGAAGAAGTGCGGACGGGTGTTGAGACTCCGGGATGGGCGCGTGGTGGAAGACTCCGAAGTGAAGACAGGATTAACAGGATGA
- a CDS encoding ABC transporter permease, which produces MNFVFKMAWRDSRTARRRLVLFSLSIVLGVAALVAIGSFSANLRQAIDDQSKGLLGADLAVTSRSAVTPEAQAFLDGLGGEQAKETTFSSMVVFPSAGNQTRLITVRALEGGYPFYGVVKTNPADGFARLPQGDAVVVEETLLRQFGLKAGDPLKLGEKTFTIAGGLEQLPGDSAAVATLSPRVLVARSALAETGLMGRGSLVRHRAYFKFGPERDVERFVADNRARFRELRLSVDTVEERRRELGQSLQNVQGFLSLVGFVALVLGAIGVASAIHVYVRQKITTVAVLRCLGASAWQSFGVYLVQGLALGVIGALAGTVLGVAVQLALPALVKGMLPFEIDFFVSWAAVARGLLAGVGVGVLFTLLPLLAVRRVSPLVAIRSAFAERAGQGDPLRWAVYAAILAAVTGFAIWQTQRVSWGLGFTGALLVSFAVLAGSARVVAWLARRFLPKGLPYVWRQGVANLHRPNNRTVLLLLSLGLGTFLLLTLSLARETLLSQIRDSGDGARPNLLFFDIQDDQIEPLGAVLAKQGVPVQASAPIVTMRLRSLKGRAVEELLLDESVRIPAWTLRREYRSTFRGELTTTETVIGGTFTGRATENDTVIPISMEEGLAKDMQLTLGDELEFDVQGVPVASRVTSLRRVDWKRLSPNFFVVFPEGVLEAAPKFYVVAARANGAAESAKAQQAVVTAFPNVSALDLALVMQTLDGIFSKVQFVVQFMSLFTVATGVIVLAGAVMTGRFQRVRETVLLRTLGASRAQLMQIQLVEYAVLGVLGALVGGGLAYGANAALAIWVFKAPVILPVMPLVLSVVLVTGLTLATGLLSGRGITRQPPLEVLRQEA; this is translated from the coding sequence ATGAATTTTGTATTTAAAATGGCGTGGCGGGATTCGCGGACCGCGCGCCGGCGGCTCGTGTTGTTTTCGTTGTCGATCGTGCTGGGCGTCGCGGCGCTCGTGGCGATCGGTTCGTTCAGCGCGAATCTGCGGCAGGCGATCGACGATCAATCGAAGGGCCTGCTCGGGGCGGATCTCGCGGTGACGTCACGCTCGGCGGTCACGCCCGAGGCGCAGGCGTTTCTCGACGGACTCGGTGGCGAGCAGGCGAAGGAAACCACGTTTTCCTCGATGGTGGTGTTCCCCTCGGCGGGCAACCAGACGCGGCTCATCACGGTGCGCGCGCTTGAAGGCGGGTATCCGTTTTATGGCGTGGTGAAAACGAATCCGGCGGACGGATTCGCGCGACTGCCGCAAGGCGATGCAGTGGTGGTCGAGGAAACCTTGCTGCGGCAGTTTGGCTTGAAGGCGGGTGATCCGCTCAAGCTCGGCGAAAAGACGTTCACGATTGCGGGCGGGCTGGAGCAGTTGCCCGGCGATTCGGCGGCGGTGGCGACGCTTTCACCGCGTGTGCTGGTGGCGAGATCGGCGCTGGCTGAAACGGGACTCATGGGTCGCGGATCACTGGTCCGGCACCGGGCGTATTTCAAATTCGGTCCCGAGCGCGATGTGGAGCGCTTCGTGGCGGACAATCGTGCGCGGTTTCGTGAGTTGCGACTCAGCGTGGATACGGTCGAGGAGCGTCGGCGCGAACTCGGGCAGTCGCTGCAAAACGTGCAAGGCTTCCTGAGTCTGGTGGGCTTCGTCGCGCTGGTGCTCGGCGCGATCGGCGTGGCGAGTGCGATCCATGTCTATGTGCGGCAAAAAATCACCACGGTCGCGGTGTTGCGCTGTCTCGGCGCGAGCGCGTGGCAAAGCTTCGGCGTGTATCTGGTGCAAGGCCTGGCGCTGGGCGTGATCGGTGCGCTGGCGGGAACGGTGTTGGGTGTGGCGGTGCAGCTGGCGTTGCCGGCGCTGGTGAAGGGCATGCTGCCGTTCGAGATTGATTTCTTTGTATCGTGGGCGGCGGTGGCACGGGGATTGTTGGCGGGCGTGGGTGTGGGTGTGTTGTTCACGTTGCTACCGCTGCTGGCGGTGCGGCGGGTGTCGCCCTTGGTGGCGATCCGGTCGGCGTTTGCCGAGCGGGCGGGGCAGGGCGATCCGTTGCGGTGGGCGGTCTATGCGGCGATCCTTGCGGCGGTGACGGGCTTTGCGATCTGGCAAACGCAACGTGTATCGTGGGGCCTGGGTTTCACGGGGGCGTTGCTGGTGAGCTTTGCGGTGCTGGCCGGCTCGGCACGCGTGGTGGCGTGGCTGGCTCGACGCTTTTTGCCGAAGGGCCTGCCTTATGTGTGGCGTCAGGGCGTGGCGAATCTTCACCGGCCGAACAACCGCACGGTGCTGCTGCTGTTGTCGCTGGGACTGGGGACGTTTTTGCTGCTCACGCTCTCGCTGGCGCGTGAGACGTTGCTCAGCCAGATCCGCGATTCGGGCGATGGCGCGCGGCCGAATCTGTTGTTCTTCGATATCCAGGATGACCAGATCGAGCCCCTCGGCGCGGTGCTGGCGAAGCAAGGTGTGCCGGTGCAGGCGAGTGCGCCGATCGTGACGATGCGGTTGCGGAGCCTGAAGGGGCGTGCGGTCGAGGAGCTGTTGCTCGATGAAAGCGTGCGCATACCGGCGTGGACGTTGCGCCGCGAGTATCGCTCGACGTTCCGCGGTGAGTTGACGACGACCGAGACGGTCATCGGCGGGACGTTTACCGGCAGGGCGACGGAGAACGACACGGTCATCCCGATTTCGATGGAGGAAGGGCTCGCGAAAGACATGCAGCTCACGCTGGGCGACGAGCTGGAGTTCGACGTGCAAGGCGTGCCGGTGGCATCCCGCGTGACGAGCTTGCGGCGCGTGGACTGGAAGCGGTTGTCGCCAAATTTCTTCGTGGTGTTTCCCGAAGGCGTGCTGGAAGCGGCGCCGAAATTTTATGTGGTGGCGGCGCGTGCGAACGGAGCGGCGGAATCGGCCAAAGCGCAGCAGGCGGTGGTCACGGCGTTCCCCAATGTGTCGGCGCTCGATCTCGCGCTAGTGATGCAGACGTTGGACGGGATTTTTTCCAAGGTGCAGTTTGTGGTGCAGTTCATGTCATTGTTCACGGTGGCGACCGGTGTCATCGTGCTGGCAGGCGCGGTGATGACGGGACGTTTCCAACGCGTGCGCGAGACGGTGTTGTTGCGCACGCTGGGGGCATCGCGTGCGCAGTTGATGCAAATCCAGCTTGTCGAATACGCGGTGCTGGGCGTGCTCGGAGCGCTGGTCGGCGGCGGACTCGCCTACGGGGCGAATGCAGCGCTGGCCATCTGGGTGTTCAAAGCACCTGTGATCCTGCCGGTCATGCCGTTGGTTTTGTCGGTCGTGCTGGTGACGGGACTGACGCTGGCCACGGGATTGCTGTCGGGGCGCGGGATCACCCGTCAACCGCCGTTGGAAGTGTTGCGGCAGGAGGCATGA
- a CDS encoding FKBP-type peptidyl-prolyl cis-trans isomerase: MIRNVVTFHYTLRDPDGRLLDTSSGGQPVSYLEGAGQIIDGLDEALHGVAPGTKQTVNVPAAKAYGMHDESQVQRVLKALLPVEGDLNPGDQFRAGEDQFAPIVRVVEVDGDHVMLDANHPLAGVDLIFDVEVVAVRAANEEEIKHGHAHQGQAEGDCGSHDCGCKH; the protein is encoded by the coding sequence ATGATCCGGAACGTCGTTACTTTTCATTATACGCTGCGCGATCCCGATGGGCGCCTGCTGGACACGTCTTCGGGCGGCCAGCCGGTGAGCTACCTTGAGGGTGCGGGCCAGATCATCGACGGCCTCGACGAGGCGCTGCACGGCGTGGCTCCGGGCACGAAGCAGACGGTCAACGTGCCGGCGGCCAAAGCCTATGGCATGCATGACGAGTCGCAGGTTCAGCGCGTGCTGAAAGCGCTCCTGCCCGTCGAAGGTGACCTGAATCCCGGTGATCAATTCCGCGCGGGCGAGGATCAATTTGCTCCCATCGTGCGCGTGGTCGAAGTCGATGGAGACCATGTCATGCTCGATGCGAATCATCCGCTGGCGGGCGTCGATCTGATTTTCGACGTCGAGGTGGTCGCGGTGCGCGCTGCCAACGAAGAAGAGATCAAACACGGCCACGCCCACCAAGGTCAGGCTGAAGGCGATTGCGGCAGCCACGATTGCGGCTGCAAACACTAA
- the ppgK gene encoding polyphosphate--glucose phosphotransferase translates to MNVLGIDIGGSALKGAPVDTKTGKLLAERHRIATPDVLAPKDMALAIKELAAHFNWKGPIGIGFPGVVHGNVIRTSANLHKDFIDLDAGKLFSKVTGLPVSLVNDADAAGAAEATFGAGKGRKGTVLLLTFGTGVGSALFVDGILYPNSEFGHLKIKGKSAECFVSAAAKERKKLSYKKWAHKVSDYLNQLETVLWPELIIVGGGISADYKKWFKYLKLRTPIMPAAFLNEAGIVGAALSAKK, encoded by the coding sequence ATGAACGTTCTCGGAATCGATATTGGCGGGTCGGCGCTCAAGGGCGCTCCCGTTGACACCAAAACCGGCAAGCTCCTCGCGGAGCGCCATCGTATCGCCACGCCTGACGTGCTTGCGCCGAAGGACATGGCCCTGGCGATCAAGGAGCTGGCCGCGCACTTCAACTGGAAGGGCCCGATCGGCATCGGCTTCCCCGGCGTGGTTCACGGCAACGTCATCCGCACCTCGGCCAACCTGCACAAGGACTTCATCGACCTCGATGCAGGCAAGCTGTTCAGCAAGGTCACCGGCCTGCCGGTGAGCCTGGTCAACGACGCCGATGCGGCGGGCGCGGCCGAGGCCACGTTTGGCGCGGGCAAGGGCCGCAAAGGCACCGTGCTCCTGCTGACCTTTGGCACCGGCGTGGGCAGCGCGCTGTTCGTGGACGGAATTTTGTATCCGAATAGTGAATTCGGCCACCTGAAGATCAAGGGCAAGTCGGCGGAGTGCTTTGTCTCGGCCGCTGCCAAGGAGCGCAAAAAACTCTCCTACAAAAAGTGGGCGCACAAGGTGAGCGATTACCTCAACCAGCTCGAAACCGTGCTCTGGCCCGAGCTCATCATCGTGGGCGGCGGTATCAGCGCGGACTACAAAAAATGGTTCAAATACCTGAAGCTGCGCACGCCGATCATGCCGGCGGCGTTTCTGAACGAGGCGGGCATCGTCGGCGCCGCGCTTTCGGCCAAGAAGTAA
- a CDS encoding nucleoside monophosphate kinase — protein sequence MDIPSPEKIVPASPTAGVDAQSNDLEIKDAQLIFNSVWESLEAEVGRQNLRFPKEIILLGGAPGSGKGTNTNFILKARGLTCEPIVVSSLLDSPEAKKIKDAGGMVGDREVIGLLLRKLLETQFRDGVILDGFPRTKVQVECLKLLVSQIQSLRSEFYNTPLGIHFRQTTIHIMVLFVDEKTSVDRQLKRGREIQVYNAEVRRTGVGELQEERATDYDTGLAQRRYRVFKEQTWDALQSLKEIFHYHFINAQGDIREVESNILGELQYQSTLELDSRTHDILRVIPVASEIIVHARQEMVKRLDAYAVENAELFAKVVSFIDKKIVPIVLRHAISGVALVNTEEPLLDDPLCLAMLIDIFSERGFHAVVDLHRIEVPEKFDLATGCIKCRIKKVYRIQIRFQGSEIRRG from the coding sequence ATGGATATCCCCTCCCCCGAAAAAATCGTCCCCGCATCCCCCACTGCCGGCGTGGACGCCCAGAGCAACGACCTCGAGATCAAAGACGCCCAGCTGATCTTCAACTCCGTGTGGGAATCGCTCGAAGCGGAAGTCGGCCGTCAAAACCTGCGCTTCCCCAAGGAAATCATTCTGCTCGGCGGCGCCCCCGGCTCCGGCAAAGGCACCAACACCAACTTCATCCTCAAGGCCCGCGGCCTCACCTGCGAACCGATCGTAGTGAGTTCCCTGCTCGATTCGCCCGAGGCAAAAAAGATCAAGGATGCCGGCGGCATGGTCGGCGATCGCGAGGTCATCGGCCTGCTTCTCCGCAAACTGCTCGAAACCCAGTTCCGCGACGGCGTCATCCTCGACGGCTTCCCCCGCACCAAGGTCCAGGTCGAGTGCCTCAAGCTCCTCGTCAGCCAGATCCAGTCCTTGCGTAGTGAGTTTTACAATACACCGCTCGGCATCCATTTCCGCCAGACCACCATTCACATCATGGTGCTCTTCGTGGACGAAAAAACCTCCGTCGACCGCCAGCTGAAACGCGGCCGCGAGATTCAGGTTTATAACGCCGAGGTCCGCCGCACCGGCGTGGGCGAACTCCAGGAAGAACGCGCCACGGATTACGACACCGGCCTCGCCCAGCGCCGCTACCGCGTCTTCAAAGAGCAGACGTGGGACGCCCTGCAGTCGCTCAAGGAAATCTTCCACTATCACTTCATCAACGCGCAGGGTGACATCCGCGAGGTGGAGTCCAACATCCTCGGCGAGCTTCAATACCAGAGCACCCTGGAACTCGACTCACGCACGCACGACATTCTCCGCGTCATCCCCGTCGCCAGCGAGATCATCGTCCACGCCCGGCAGGAAATGGTGAAGCGCCTCGACGCCTACGCCGTCGAAAACGCCGAGCTCTTCGCGAAGGTCGTCAGCTTCATCGACAAAAAAATCGTTCCCATCGTGCTGCGCCACGCCATCTCCGGCGTCGCCCTCGTCAACACCGAGGAGCCGTTGCTCGATGATCCGCTGTGCCTCGCGATGCTCATCGACATTTTCTCCGAGCGCGGCTTCCACGCCGTCGTTGATCTCCACCGCATCGAAGTCCCCGAGAAGTTCGACCTCGCGACCGGCTGCATCAAGTGCCGCATCAAAAAGGTCTACCGCATCCAGATCCGCTTCCAGGGATCCGAAATCCGCCGCGGCTGA
- a CDS encoding DUF1328 domain-containing protein, which translates to MLSWSLTFLVIALIAAALGFGGIAGTAVGIAKILFFVFLVLFILSLIFGRKKV; encoded by the coding sequence ATGTTAAGCTGGTCCCTTACTTTTCTCGTTATCGCTCTCATCGCCGCAGCTCTTGGTTTTGGCGGTATCGCCGGCACCGCTGTCGGCATCGCGAAGATTTTGTTCTTCGTGTTTCTCGTGCTCTTCATCCTGTCGCTGATCTTCGGCCGCAAGAAGGTTTGA
- a CDS encoding sigma-54-dependent transcriptional regulator, giving the protein MRVLIVDDEPGIRKTTALAVEAMGHEPIGVSSGLKALKEIETEAFDACFLDLKLGTENGLVVLEKLLKAQPSLPVVMFTAYANISTAVDAMRRGATDFIPKPFTPEQIRQVLEKIEKNRRLEKRVEQLESQITDEAPAVDLTSEEVTVQRTLAIAFKAAETSASILILGPSGTGKSVLAREIHRRGAQKDNAFVTVNCPSLSKELLESELFGHVKGSFTGAVADTIGKVAAADGGTLFLDEIGEMPLEIQPKLLRLLQEREYERVGESRTRRANVRVIAATNRNLAEEVKAGRFREDLFYRLNVITLTMSGLRDRPADFSRLATSYLDFFSKRIGKKLNGFSPEVDDAFSRYAWPGNLRELRNVIERAVILANGDRLGLEDMPEEFATPEDSRVTVGGRVTLEELETEHLRRVLGTTKTLDDAAKILGIDPATLYRKRQKLGMI; this is encoded by the coding sequence ATGCGAGTATTGATTGTCGATGATGAGCCGGGGATCCGGAAAACCACCGCGCTCGCCGTGGAAGCAATGGGGCACGAGCCAATCGGCGTTTCCAGCGGGCTAAAGGCTTTAAAGGAAATCGAAACCGAGGCGTTCGACGCTTGTTTTCTCGATCTGAAACTGGGCACCGAGAACGGCCTCGTGGTGCTGGAAAAACTGCTCAAAGCCCAGCCCTCGCTGCCGGTCGTCATGTTCACCGCTTACGCGAATATCAGCACCGCCGTGGATGCGATGCGACGCGGGGCCACCGATTTTATACCGAAGCCTTTCACGCCCGAGCAAATCCGACAGGTGCTTGAAAAAATCGAAAAAAACCGGCGTCTCGAAAAACGTGTCGAACAACTGGAGTCGCAGATCACCGACGAGGCGCCCGCCGTAGATCTCACGTCCGAGGAAGTCACCGTGCAGCGCACGCTGGCTATCGCTTTCAAAGCGGCGGAGACCTCCGCCAGTATTCTTATTTTAGGGCCGAGCGGCACGGGCAAAAGCGTGCTGGCGCGGGAGATTCACCGGCGTGGCGCGCAGAAGGACAACGCCTTTGTGACCGTCAACTGCCCGAGTCTTTCCAAAGAGCTGCTGGAGAGTGAACTCTTCGGCCACGTCAAAGGCTCTTTCACCGGCGCCGTTGCCGACACGATCGGCAAGGTGGCGGCGGCCGATGGCGGCACGCTTTTTCTGGACGAGATCGGCGAGATGCCGCTCGAAATCCAACCGAAGCTCCTTCGTCTGCTGCAAGAGCGGGAATACGAGCGCGTGGGCGAATCCCGCACGCGCCGGGCCAACGTGCGTGTCATCGCCGCGACCAATCGCAATCTCGCCGAAGAGGTGAAGGCCGGGCGTTTCCGCGAAGACCTTTTTTATCGGCTCAACGTCATCACGCTCACGATGTCCGGCCTGCGTGATCGTCCGGCGGATTTCTCCCGGCTCGCCACGAGTTACCTCGATTTCTTTTCGAAGCGCATCGGCAAAAAGCTCAACGGTTTTTCCCCCGAGGTGGATGATGCGTTCAGCCGTTATGCCTGGCCGGGCAACTTGCGCGAGTTGCGTAACGTGATCGAGCGCGCCGTCATTCTGGCCAATGGCGACCGCCTCGGGCTCGAGGATATGCCGGAGGAATTCGCGACGCCGGAAGATTCCCGCGTGACGGTCGGCGGCCGGGTGACTCTCGAAGAACTGGAGACGGAGCATCTGCGCCGCGTGCTCGGCACGACGAAGACACTCGATGATGCAGCCAAGATTCTCGGTATCGATCCCGCGACGCTTTATCGCAAGCGACAGAAACTCGGGATGATTTAA
- a CDS encoding sensor histidine kinase — MLRNRLYLGLLPLLLLFIAVGAVGTYLYRDLAGTFERSLTVSYRAMIGGYEMREAATLMAGAITHGDRGDPIGARKTYEEQRSRFRRHFMEQSLASADSARAERMNQLDAAFLELDTLGRARLDGAGDASIHSLRDTETALFKTLKAIERIAEGDYAEVAASAERARGLSHKSINFLVAAMVVAILLSVFLSYRLARSLLRPIQALQTSAAAFGEGKFDDDVPVTSSDELGDLARTFNIMADKLRRYRDAMNERVSRSRRTMEATLTSTPDPLFVINADGSHEVRNPAAEAIAALPELAGGLPVALEAPLKQVLASGTHYLPTDYDQVVTVHVDGGERHYLPRILAIGDSLTGFGGAAVILQDVTKFRLLDDVKGNLVSTVSHELKTPLTSLIMAVHMLLEESFGPLTEKQRYLVETSRDNAERLLRILNDLLDLSRLEGGASRLNRRPVSVAPLLDDMAREMTAIIEAAGQTITVRADAVLTEVNVDPERVRHVFINLLTNASKYSGEGTEITLYAEPAPDAFVRFGVRDQGPGIPPESMGHIFDRFYRVPDQAKKGAGLGLTIAREIVVAHGGSIACASNAGKGSDFYFLLPVGNVTADAAG, encoded by the coding sequence ATGCTGCGCAACCGCCTCTACCTCGGACTGCTTCCGCTGCTGCTGCTCTTCATCGCGGTCGGCGCGGTGGGCACGTATCTCTACCGGGATCTGGCCGGCACGTTTGAGCGCAGTCTCACGGTGAGTTATCGGGCGATGATCGGTGGTTACGAAATGCGCGAGGCGGCCACGCTCATGGCCGGTGCGATCACGCATGGCGACCGCGGTGATCCCATCGGTGCGCGCAAAACCTACGAGGAACAACGGTCGCGTTTCCGCCGGCACTTCATGGAGCAATCGCTGGCGTCCGCCGATTCCGCCCGGGCGGAAAGAATGAACCAGCTCGACGCGGCGTTCCTGGAGCTCGACACGCTGGGGCGGGCGCGGCTCGACGGAGCGGGCGATGCGTCGATTCATTCGTTGCGTGATACGGAAACGGCGTTGTTTAAAACGCTCAAAGCCATCGAACGCATTGCCGAGGGCGATTACGCGGAGGTGGCGGCTTCGGCCGAGCGTGCGCGCGGTCTCTCGCACAAAAGCATCAACTTTCTCGTCGCGGCGATGGTCGTCGCGATTCTGCTTTCGGTGTTTCTTTCTTATCGTCTCGCGCGTTCGTTGCTCCGTCCGATTCAGGCGCTGCAGACCTCGGCCGCGGCGTTTGGCGAAGGCAAATTTGACGATGATGTGCCGGTGACATCGAGCGATGAGCTCGGCGATCTCGCGCGCACGTTCAATATCATGGCGGACAAGCTGCGCCGTTATCGCGATGCGATGAATGAGCGCGTCAGCCGTTCGCGTCGCACGATGGAAGCCACACTCACCTCGACGCCGGATCCGCTTTTCGTGATCAATGCCGATGGCAGCCACGAAGTGCGCAATCCCGCCGCCGAGGCGATTGCCGCACTGCCTGAACTGGCCGGCGGTCTCCCGGTCGCCCTCGAGGCGCCGCTCAAGCAAGTGTTGGCCAGTGGCACGCATTACCTGCCCACCGATTACGATCAAGTGGTCACGGTGCATGTTGATGGCGGCGAGCGTCATTACCTCCCTCGCATCCTCGCGATCGGCGACTCGCTGACGGGCTTCGGCGGAGCGGCGGTGATTTTGCAGGACGTCACTAAATTCCGGCTGCTCGATGACGTGAAGGGCAACCTGGTTTCGACTGTGAGTCATGAACTCAAGACTCCGCTCACCAGCCTCATTATGGCGGTGCACATGTTGCTCGAGGAAAGCTTTGGTCCGCTTACCGAAAAGCAGCGCTACCTGGTGGAAACCTCGCGCGACAATGCGGAGCGACTCCTGCGCATCCTTAATGATCTGCTCGACCTGAGTCGTCTTGAAGGCGGCGCTTCGCGGTTGAACCGGCGGCCCGTGTCGGTTGCGCCGTTGCTCGATGACATGGCGCGCGAGATGACCGCGATCATCGAGGCCGCCGGACAAACCATCACGGTGCGGGCCGATGCCGTGCTGACCGAAGTGAATGTGGATCCTGAACGCGTGCGCCACGTGTTCATCAATCTGCTGACGAACGCCTCCAAGTATTCCGGTGAAGGCACGGAGATCACGCTCTACGCCGAACCCGCGCCGGATGCGTTTGTGCGTTTCGGTGTGCGCGACCAAGGCCCGGGCATTCCGCCAGAAAGCATGGGGCATATCTTTGACCGGTTTTATCGGGTGCCTGACCAGGCGAAAAAAGGCGCGGGTCTCGGCCTCACGATTGCGAGAGAGATCGTCGTCGCTCACGGCGGATCGATCGCGTGCGCCAGCAATGCGGGCAAAGGCAGTGATTTTTACTTTCTCCTGCCAGTGGGTAACGTGACTGCGGACGCAGCGGGTTGA
- a CDS encoding DUF883 family protein, translating to MSTKKATAESPEQIVENLRALIAEAEKTIGGGIAEGAEDKLASLRDRLSETREKVEHALSYAKERVVAGAKQTDSAIRSHPYESLAIALGVGVLLGAFLRRNK from the coding sequence ATGAGCACCAAAAAAGCCACTGCCGAATCCCCTGAACAGATCGTTGAAAACCTCCGCGCGTTGATCGCCGAAGCCGAAAAGACCATCGGCGGCGGTATTGCCGAAGGTGCCGAAGACAAGCTCGCCTCGCTGCGCGATCGTCTCTCCGAAACCCGCGAGAAGGTGGAGCACGCGCTCTCCTACGCCAAGGAGCGTGTTGTCGCCGGCGCCAAGCAGACCGACTCGGCTATCCGTTCGCATCCTTACGAGTCCCTCGCCATCGCCCTCGGCGTCGGCGTGCTCCTCGGCGCCTTCCTGCGTCGCAACAAGTAA
- a CDS encoding phage holin family protein, producing MDSLAGLGDNLLGTLQERIELISIELQEEKYRLVQLIIWISATVFAAGMTLTFLTLTVVYLFWDTARLAVLGGFAGLYAIALVFVVIALRRVFTHQPKPFEGTIESITEDRACIRK from the coding sequence ATGGATTCCCTCGCGGGGCTTGGCGATAATCTGCTCGGCACGCTTCAAGAGCGTATCGAGCTGATTTCCATCGAGCTTCAGGAAGAGAAATACCGCTTGGTGCAGTTGATCATCTGGATCAGCGCCACGGTGTTCGCGGCGGGCATGACGCTCACGTTTCTTACGTTGACCGTGGTGTATCTCTTCTGGGACACGGCGCGCCTCGCCGTGCTTGGCGGTTTCGCCGGACTCTACGCCATCGCGCTGGTGTTTGTCGTCATCGCGTTGCGCCGGGTGTTTACCCACCAGCCGAAACCCTTCGAAGGCACGATCGAAAGCATCACGGAGGATCGCGCATGTATCCGCAAATAG
- a CDS encoding DUF3185 family protein encodes MSRIIGIILIVVGGFLIYQGIERKDSVAGAAAEVGTDVANAVDGKGRIPKHFYYIIGGGVIAAVGIGAVVRGGKSS; translated from the coding sequence ATGAGCAGAATTATCGGTATTATCCTGATCGTGGTCGGTGGCTTCCTGATCTACCAAGGCATCGAGCGTAAAGACTCGGTCGCCGGCGCCGCTGCCGAAGTGGGCACCGACGTGGCCAATGCGGTCGACGGCAAGGGCCGCATCCCGAAGCATTTTTACTACATTATCGGCGGTGGCGTGATCGCTGCGGTCGGCATTGGTGCAGTGGTGCGCGGTGGCAAGTCGTCGTAA